From the Wolbachia endosymbiont of Encarsia formosa genome, the window AATCTTTTACCAAGTAAAATAAAGGTTCAATAACCATCTTGTATGTTGCTGTAAGCACTATTCCCATTAAAATCCAAACTATAGGGTTGGAGATGAGCATAGCAAGTGGTAAGGTTAAGAGGAAAGATCCTATTATCAATCCCAAACAGCCAATGGTAAATGTAGTAGCCAAATATATACAAAAAGCGTAGACAGCAAATCTTCCACTAGCCTTAAGTTTAGTGAAGTGAGTACTCTCTTTAAATGTATTGTACTTTTCTCGGATGCCCAACATGTTATATTTTATGAATACTACGTTAACTAATTCTAGCAAATTATGAAGGTAAAATCAATATTAGCATTTATATGTAAAAATATTGAGCATTAAAAGCTTTTGAAGTACAGTAATGATGTTAGTAATAGCACAACATATGCATGATATAGAACATATACGCAAAAACCCTGAAGGATTTGAAAAAGCAATAAAAAGCAGAGGGGTGAAAGAATTTACTACAGAAGAAATATTAGAGATTGACCATAAAAAAAGATCACTGACTACTAAATTGCAAGCTTTAAATAAGCAACGCAATGAGATCACGGAAGAAATAAAGAGGCTTAAAATGAACAAAAGCTCCTGTGAAAATGAGGTAGAAGTGTCAAGAAACATAACAAATGAGATAGAAGCAATCAGCTTAAAAGAGCAAACGGAGAAAGATAACTTAATGAATATCTTATCTAACTTACCAAATATCTCTGCACAAAACGTGCCAATAGGTGAAGATGAGAGCTCTAACGTAGAAATCAGAAAATATGGAGAGAGAAGAAAATTTGATTTTACACCAAAATTTCATTATGAACTCGGAGAAAGGTTAGGCTTGATGGATTTTGAACAAGCAGCAAAAATTTCTGGATCAAGGTTTACAATATTAAAAGGACAGTTAGCTAAGCTTGGACGAGCATTAATAAATTTTATGCTGGAAACACATGTTAATGAATTTGCCTATACTGAGGTGTATCACCCAGCCCTGGTGAAAAACGAGGCGATGTATAACGTTGGTCAGCTACCAAAATTTTCTGATGACTCATATTTAACTACCGATAAATTAAGATTAATTCCCACAAGTGAAGTAGTTTTAACAAATTTAGTTGCTGACAAAATAATAGAAGAAAAAGAACTGCCTATTCGTTTTACTGCATATTCAGAATGTTTTCGTAAAGAAGCTGGCAGTGCAGGACGAGATACAAGAGGTATGATAAGGCAACACCAATTTGGTAAAGTGGAGTTGGTAAGCATCACAACTGAAGACCAGTCAAAAGACGAGCTTGAACGTATGACTAGTGTTGCCGAAGAGATATTAAAAAAACTAGAATTACCGTACAGAGTAATGCTACTTTGCAGTGGCGATATGGGTTTTGCTGCACAAAAGACTTATGACATAGAGGTATGGTTACCTGAGCAAAATAAATATAGAGAAATATCAAGCTGCTCAAATTGCGGTACGTTCCAGGCAAGAAGAATGAACACTAAATACTTCTTAGAAAATGACAGAAAAACAAAAAAATACGTTCACACTTTAAACGGCTCAGCTTTAGCCATAGGAAGAACAATTGTTGCCATAATGGAGAATTATCAAAATTCCGATGGGTCAGTTACAATACCAAACGTGTTGCAAAGATACATGAGTAATGATACTGTTATAAGCAAACAATAATTTTGACATATATAGAAAAGCGAGGAAATAAAGATGAAGGTTTTGGTTATAGGTTCTGGTGGGCGTGAGCATGCTTTACTTTGGGCTCTAAAGAAGTCTCCTATCTTGACTAAGTTATATGTTACTCCTGGTCGACCGGCCATGGAGAATTTTGGAGTTCTTGTGAATATAAATATTCAAGATTCAGTGGATGTTACACAATTTTGCAAGAAAGAAAATATAGAACTAGTAATTATTGGTCCAGAGCAACCGATAATTAATGGACTTGCTGATGATTTAACTGCGGAGGGGATAAACGTTTTTGCTCCAAGTCAAGCAGCTGCAAAACTTGAGGCATCAAAGTCTTTTACGAAGGAACTATGTAAACAATATGGTATACCGACCGCCAAGTATGAACGTTTTATTGATGAAAGGTTAGCTAAAAATTTTGTCCGTAGTAATAAAATAAAATTGCCGCTTGTAATTAAAGCAAATGGAATTGCAGCAGGGAAAGGTGTCATAATATGCCACACAGAAAATGAGGCTTTTTCATCAATAGATTCAATGCTAGTGGAGAAAAATCTTGGTGAGTTAGGTGAAGAAGTAATCATAGAAGAGTTTTTAATTGGAGAGGAAGTAAGTTTTTTTGCTCTTATTGATGGGTTGAAGGTAGTAACCCTTGGGTGTGCAAAAGATTACAAGAGAGTTGGTGAAAATAATGAGGGACAAAATACTGGAGGCATGGGTTCATACTCATCACCTTCGATTATAAGTAAGGAGATGGAGAAAAAAATTATCCAAAAAATAATATATCCTACAATTCAAGCACTGACTAACATGGGAACATCCTATAAAGGAGTACTCTTTGCTGGTTTAATGATTTGCAAAGATAGTCCAAAGCTTCTTGAGTATAATGTTAGGTTTGGGGATCCGGAAATACAATCTATGTTACCTAGACTTGATCCAAATTGTGATTTGCTAAAGTTGATGTTGTCAGTTGCAGAAGGCAAGTTAAATACAAAAATGGTGGAGTTTAATCACAAAACTACAGTTTGTGTAGTCGTTGCAAGTAAAGGCTATCCTGGTGATTATCAAAAAGGAGAGGTAATTAAAGGATTAGATAAAATTGAAAACATTCCTGGAGTGCTAGTATTTCATGCTGGTACTAAGCTAGATGAAAATGGTAATTGGATTTCCGATGGCGGAAGGGTACTAAATATAGTAGGAGAAGGAAACACTCTGGAAGAAGCTAAAAGTAAAGTGTACTCAGCATTAAATTTTCTAGAATGGTCAGGTGGGTTCTTCAGGTATGATATTGGTAGTTAATTTAGCTCATGCAGAAACGAAAAAAGTCACTTTGCAAGCAGTAAACTAAAGAAAAACATCAACTAGGTTTATAATCTATCACTACCGTGTTTGCAATTTTGTCGTGAAAAGCTTGTTTATGTTCATCACCTACTACATATACTAAAACTAAGATTAGTATAGCTAAGAATAAAATGGGATTACAAAGTGATATGCGATAAATTATAAAAAGAGCTATAGTCTTTTTCATTGCTTGCATTGTAGTGATTGACTCAAATGTATCTTTGTCTTTTACACGCATGCTAAATAACAAGTGTCTTGGAGTGCCGCCAAATTTTACTAGCATGAATATATGAAATATACATGGTATCATTAAAAATAAAGAAAATACAATCGTGGTGATTACAATTATTGCACCCATGATCCCTTGTATTGCGTGTGTAAGTGAGAAACCCACCGCCATTAAACCAAATGGTATTGCGATAAATAAAATACAATCAACTATAAATGCTAGAGTACGTCTTATCATCGTTGAGTAGTTTACTTTTTTATCTATGTACTACCTATAAAGAAAAACATCAACTAGGTTTATAGTCTATCACTACTGTTTTTGCAATTTTGTCATTAAGGAACTGTTTATGCTTATCAAATGTTGCAAACAATATGATAATAATTGGTAAAATTATAAATAGACTAGAAATACTCAATATTGTATAAAAAATTATAAAATATAACAATCCAAAAGTTCCTGTTCTGATTATTGTTTGTGTTATAGTGATTTTTTCAAGTGTATTTTTGTCTTTTATATGCATACGAAGCAATAATTGTCCCGGAGTTCCGCCGAATTCTATTATCGTAAATGCATAAAATGCTAATGCCAATATTAGCTCTGTTACATTAAGAATTGTTGCGTTGTCTGAAATTATTTTAACCGCATTGGGTGTTAAAGTACCTAAGGTACATCCAATGTTAAATCCAATAAAATACTTTATCGCCGTTAATAAAATATGATCAAACGCAAATGCAAAAATGCGTCTCGTAACTCTTGCATAGCTTATTTTAGTATCCATACAACCCCAACCGCATTACTAACTGACATAAGAACATGTTATTAAATAACTGTAAATACGTCAACTTGTACAGTACTAGCTGCTTGTGCCACTATATTATTTGAATTAACATTAAATCATTTACAGTTAAGGAAGTTATGTCAACACCAATCACAGTTGCGTATGGCGATGGTATCGGCCCAGAAATTATGGAAGCGGTGCTGTCGATATTGCGTGAAGCAGAAGCGAAGATCTCAATAGATATTATTGAAATAGGGGAGCGTGTTTATAGTAAGGAATGGTCTCATGGAATTTCTCCGAGTGGTTGGGAATCTATCGAAAGGACAAAGATATTACTCAAATCTCCAACAACAACTCCGCAAGGTAAAGGCCACAAAAGCTTGAACGTTGCACTCAGAAAAAATCTAGGGTTGTATGCAAATATCAGACCATGCATTTCATATCATCCTGTCATAGAGAATAAATTTGATAAGTTTGATATTGTAGTAATACGTGAAAATGAAGAGGACGTTTACACCGGAATAGAGCATAGGCTCACTGGTGACTCGTACCAATGCACTAAAATTATTACTAGATCTGGCTCAGAAAAAATATGCAGGTACGCTTTTGAATATGCGAAAAAACACAACAGAAAGAAAGTAACTTGCCTGACTAAAGACAACATAATGAAAATGACTGACGGCGCTTTTCATGCAGCGTTTGATCGTATTGCAAAAGAATATCCGGATATAAAGGCGGAACATTATATAGTTGATATTGGAATGGCAAAAGTTGCTACAGAGCCTGAGAATTTCGATGTTATAGTAACTGAGAATCTATATGGGGATATATTATCAGATATAGTGGCACAAACCTCTGGATCTGTAGGACTCGCTGGAAGTAGCAATATAGGTAATGAATATGCAATGTTCGAAGCAGTGCATGGTTCTGCTCCTGATATTGCAGGAAAAAATATAGCTAATCCTTCTGGTCTTTTAAATGCTGCAGTGCATATGCTAATTTACATAGGTAAAGCTGCTACTGCAAAACTAATTTATGATGCGTGGCTGAAGACTTTGGAGGATGGAATACATACTGCTGATTTATATAAAGAGAAAAAAAGTAAACAGAAAGTTGGTACAAAAGAATTTGCAGAGGCTGTTATAGATAATCTAGGGAAAAAACCCACAACGTTATCTGAGCTTATAATTAGCAGTGATTCGGATAGTAAAATAAATAAAGTACAATACAATTACGAACAAGATTACAAAGTTAAAAAGCTAGTGGGTAGTGATATAACGCTTGCCTGGGACAAATCCAACAATTTTGATCAAATAGTTAGGTTATTTGAATCGAGTAATCTGAAAATGATAGCAATATACTCAAAAGGACTTGCAATTTGGCCAGGAGGCTCAAAGTCTTCAAGTGAACAAATAACCTGCAGGTTCATTGCAAATAATGAAATTACAAATAGTGATGTGAATAACTTGCTAGTCAAATTTGAGGAACATAATTTTGATGTAGTGAGAATGGACAAATTGTATTTATACGATGGGAAAGAGGGTTTTTTCTCTTAATGAGAGTTAAACATGTTTATGCCTGTGTAAAATACAAAATGTAGTATGCTAATAGCATGGTATATTTATGTGAGGCACAGTAATGAATCAACATTTTAAGTTAACTAATCAGGAGTTTTATGATAACGCTGACCTGTTTAAAGTATTAGAAATAAAAGCTGAGCAAGTTGTAGACAAGAATTATGAAGAGCTTAGCGCAACTTTGAAGAAGCAGCATAAGAAGTTAATTCTTGTAAATCATCCTGACAAAGGTGGAGACAAAGATAGATTTGATCGAATTTATAAAGCTTATCAAGAGCTAAAAAAATATATTGAGCCTTTAGAATTAGGAAATCCTTGTGTTAAAGTTAGCGTTGATGCTGAAAGTGATGGCCGTTTAACGGCAAGAGAGTTTCACTATAGGAAGAAGCTATTTAGTACACTAGGGATTGGTGAAGAAGCTATAGGTGGGGATTACGAAAAATTGAATTCTATATTGCAAAAAAAAACTTTATGAGGGTTGTGCTAATGATGATACTGAGCAATTACGCTCTTATATTTCTCCTCTAGGGAACAAAAAGGATCTAGTAGATGAGGATAAAAAACAATTAGCATTGAAATTTATAGAGTATAAAAATTTTCTACTGCTTGTCCCAAAAATAAGTTTTCTGCCTTTAAGGCTATTAACCACAGTTACTGTAGGTTGCTATTTTTCATGGTGGATCATAGCATTTAATATCATTTGTAATAAAGTCATTGGTTCATTAGTAAATTATTATATGGAGAAGTATAAAAACTCAGAAATTTCCACTGATGAATTCACAAGTAAAATGAGCTATATCGAACTAAGCAGTAAACTTCTTATCAACTATCCTTTAGCTGCTTTTTATGTTTATTTAGTTACAACAAATTTCATTGCTAATGGATTAACTGTTGGTGGAGCTATACTTGGTCCACTATTGTTATTGGCAGTATTAATTGAAGCGTTAGCTCTTATTTTCTCAAAAGGCTGTGAAATATATGCCGACAAGCACACAAAAGATTTACTAGAAGAGGATCAAAAAGATAGAGTGCAAAAGGAAACTGATCTGTTAGGACGGTATGATCCACGAAAACTGTTAATGCCAATTATCATGCCTCTTGTTAGAAAGTGTTTTGCAGAAGTGGCAAGTGAATTTGCTGAGAGGAATTTTGATGAAGTGAACACTAATGTGTCTGATGTCAACACTGAGCAGCAATTTAAACCTCAAGAAACTGGATTTACACAACAAACAGTGTAGTATAAGCTTTTAGCTCTATGCATGGACTCAAAAAAAGTAGAACTGATATTTGAAAAATTCAAGCAATCAAATCCTACACCAAAAATAGAGCTAAATTATACCAATCATTTTACGTTATTAGTTGCAATAGTTCTGTCAGCGCGGACGACCGATATAAGTGTTAATAAAATTACAAAGGAGCTATTTAGTATCGCTGATACGCCAGAAAAGATGTTGAATCTTGGGCAAAGTGAGCTGAGAAAATGCATAAGCAGTATTGGTTTATATAATTCCAAAGCAAAAAATATAATCGGGCTCAGTAAAATATTGATTGAGCGGTACAATAGCAAAGTGCCTACTAATTTCGATGATTTGGTATCTTTACCAGGGGTTGGGAGAAAGAGCGCTAATGTGTTCTTAAATTCAGGGCTTGGTATTCCAACATTGGCAATTGATACTCATGTTTTTAGAGTAAGCAATAGAGCTGGGCTTGTGAAAGAAAAAGATGTATTTAAAACAGAACAATCTCTTTTGAATGTTGTTCCAAAAAAATACCTACTTTATGCTCATCATTGGCTAGTTTTACACGGTAGATACATTTGCAAGGCACAAAAACCTTTGTGTGAAGCGTGCACAATTCATGATTTATGTGAGTTTGAATGCAAGAGGTATAAAGTCTAGCACACTACTCCGATATTCCTTCCTTTTATCATTCAAGTTGGTTCCTTTATGATGACAGTTCCCAGATATTGGTTCTTTTTTTTCTAGATTCCAGTGTCAGCTACTTGAGTGACATGGTGGAATATCATCAGGGTACTCTCCTTCTTGTCATCCCAGTTCTTGACACTGGGATCCATCCTTTCTTACCAACAAAAACTTACCATAAGATGGCCTCTTTTGTGCTCAAAAATTTCTGAATTCCAGTGTCACGCATTGGGATGACGCCTAAGGGGCTACTCGCATGACACCCTCTTTTTAGCCCAAATCAAAATGTTCGTACAGCTGTGAGCCACGCGCTGCTCTTTTAGTTACAAATATTAAGACATTAACTAATTTAAAAAAGACAAAAGAATCCCCGTATAGCGAGTTTTAATAATGTAAATTGATAATGTGCTAACAAGCGCGATTTGGCTGAATGTAGAAAAAATAAAAAGACATGCAGCCGCTATAATTTTATGTAATTTGCCAATAAACATCTTAGTTTTTTACTGAATTTTGTCATTGAATCTGCGTAGATCAAAAACAAGAATAAATACTCCTATTGTAAGAGTAAGGGAGTTGGCAAAATCTGTCAAGGAATTTTCTGTTGGCTAAGGTTGTGACAATAAAGTTAAGCGCTGCCAAAAACTATGGAAGAAGTCATTATAATTTGTATTATATCTTTATAAAATGGTTCGCATAAGTTATCTAGAAGTGCAACTAAACAAATACAAAAATCAAAGTGTTGCGGTTTTCGGCCTTGGTAAAACTGGTTTTTCCGTCATTAATGCCCTAACAAAAAGCAGTGCAAAAATATATGCATGGGATGATAATAAAGAGCAAATAGCAAATGCAAAAAAGATATATAAAGAGTGTAACTTTACTCATCCCAATGAGTATAATTGGCATGAGATAAGCACACTAATTTTGAGCCCTGGAGTGCCAACAGAGCCACATTGGATAGTAAAACTTGCAAGAAACTTTAACTGCAAGATAAAATCAGACATTGAGCTATTTCTTGAAACTAAAACTACAAGCCAGAAGGTTGTAGGCATCACTGGAACAAATGGCAAATCAACCACCACGTCATTAATAGGGCACATATTAAAATCCACAGGCAAAAAAGTAGCTATTGGCGGAAATTTAGGTGTGCCTATTTTGGATCTAGAAAGAGACGCAGAAATTTATGTAATTGAATTCTCCTCTTTTCAATTGGAGCTAATAAATAAAATTAATGTAGACATTTCTGTATTGCTCAACATCACACCAGACCACATAGATAGACATAGAAGTATGAATAACTACATAGCAACTAAATTAAAATTGATAAATGGTAGCAAGATTGCCGTGATAGGATGTGATAACAAAATTACCGCTGATGTATTCAATAAATTCACTGGGAACAAAATTCCAATTTCAGTAACATATTCCCTGGTTTCATCCCAGCGCGTGACCAGAAAAGAAAAACCATTGCCAACTACTCAGATGACAGAGGGTAGTGCAAGAGATCTAATATCATTGGCAGATAACAATTTGCTTGATTATAGTGAACAGATTACTGGTATAGATCGAAATTATCTGGATCCCAGTGTCAGCTACTTGGATGACAAAAGGAGTGCTGAGATCCAGGATATCTCGCTAAAACTAGAGAATCACAACTTATCAATTAGTGATATGAAAGTAAACCTAGTATCCAATGTAGAAAATATAGTAGCTGCACACGCTGTGTGCAAGTTACTTGGAGTAGATAGAAGCACTATTGTCAATGAAATCAAATCCTTTCCAGTGCTAAGACACAGAAATGAATTTCTTGGCAAAATACATAATGTACTTTTTATCAACGATAGCAAAGCAACCAATGCAGAATCGACCGAAAAGGCAATTTTATCTTATAAAAACATATATTGGATTGTTGGCGGAAAAATCAAAAAAGGCGGAATAGAATCATTAAGCAAGCATTTCACCAAGATTAGAAAAGCTTTTCTTATTGGAGAATCAACTGAAGTTTTTGCAAACATTATGGAGAACAAAATAGATTATATGAAGTGCTATAATCTAGAAAACGCATTTAAACTGGCTTTTGAAGAGGCCATAAATAGCAAAGAAGAAGTAGCGATATTACTTTCTCCTGCATGTTCTTCTTTTGATCAGTGGAAAAATTTTGAAGAGCGCGGTGAAGCATTTTGCAGAATGTTTGAAAATCTCAGGTACAATTACATGTAGTGTTTAGTATAATGTTGTATGGAGCAAAAGTTAATAGTAGATGAACTGATTAAGGTTATCCCATTTGAAGGAATAAGTGATGCAACCTTATTAAAAGTATGCACGAACCTTAACTTAGCCAATAGTTTTTGTAAATTTCAAAATGGAATATATAGTGCTTTGGAGTACATAGCAGAAAACTTAAATAGCTCAATGGAAGCTGAACTAAGAAATTCCAATTTAGAAGATATGAAAGTGCGAGAGCGGGTAAAGTTAGCTATTCAAATACGCCTTTCAAACTACGCTAAGTTACCAAATTACAGAGAGTGTTTAAAAAATGTTTTATCATTCTCCATATTACCCCAAAATAAATACTTTTCTAGTAAACTCTTGTACAAAACTGTGAGCACAATTTGGTACGGTATTTACGATCAATCAACAGATTTTAATTATTATACAAAAAGGGCAATATTAGCTGGAGTGTACTTAAGCACGATACTTTTTTTTATCAATGATTACTCAGAAGATTTTGTGGATACTCTCTCATTTCTTGACAGGCGTATCAACAATGTCATGACGTTTCAAAAATTCAAAACTCGCTTAAAAGGAATCATAAGAAACTTCTTACAAGCTTTCCATCACACTGGTTATTTATATTCTAAGATTATCTTATTTTTTTAATCTTTATGTTAAAATATTTAATGTTTATTAAAAAGGAAATGAAAGTTATTTTTAATACCATTGGTAATACCAAGCCAGAAAAAAATGCAAAACACATAATAAACTTTTTTGGAATGTTTGGGTGTATTAAGGTCAATACATTCAACAAAGATGGACCTAAGAAACAAGAAAGCAAGGTAGTTAAGCATTATTTTGACTATCCTTATTTCTCTAGAATCGTTAATCCAGAATTCTTTCAAAAGGAATTGAATGATGAAGAAAGAAAATTCAATAGAAGGATAGTATCACCATGGTTATGTTCTGCTATATTGTACACTTCTTATATTGTGTCGTTATACTTGGCACATCAGAATCAAAAATCAAAAAAGGTGCTCACAATATTAGCTTTTACGTCAACAGTGCTATTAATTTTAGCTACCGCATGTTTTGTTGTACTTTGCTTATGGGTGTTTTTTAATTTTATTAAGGAGAGGTTTGTTGTACATAAAATCAAAAGCTTATTGGAAAATGAAGCCAGCCCTGAGTGGATAAAACTTATACGTGAAAATCTAATAATAAATGCAGAAGGTTATGATCAAAAGTCAGAAAAGGGCAAAGAAATAGAGGATATTATAGAGTTCCTTTTAGAAAGAAAGAAGATTGTAGCATTATATAAGTTTCTAACAAACGGTGAAAAATTAGTTCAGGCCGGAATGGCAATGGTAAACATGTTGCTTGTAAATGGCGTGGATCCAAATGACATAGTTTTAGATACTAACTCCCTTGGAGGAGGAATTGCAGCATAAGTTTTAAAAAGATTTGAAGATCATGGTATTCATTTAACACTAATTCACAGCAATTCTTATAGTTCACTTAAGGATGCAGTCAGAGATTCTCTTCATAGTTTAGTTAAATGGCTTCCATTAATGCTCTTGAATCGTTGGTTCGGGCGCTGTGGATTAGATTTTAATCCACAAAAAGTTGTAGAGAATACAAAATGCCCTGTCTTAATTGCTGGCAGAAAAGGCGATACGGTGATTCCACATGAAATACAGCTTGTTGGTAAACTTGAAGATCAATCCACCAAAAAAAGGCTAATAAGAAATATAGTGTTTGAACATGATCCTGCAATGCCTTGCGAGAATAAGAATATTCATACTGATCACAAAGAACATTTAGTTTGCCGTAAAGATAACGATAATGCAACAAGACATGAAGAAGAGGAGGAGCAGTTTATTGAAGAAGCACATGAATATTTGTTGAAAGGTGAATTTAATAAAAATTTTAACCTAGGAGACTACCGTAAAAGTAGTATCTCCAGAAATTTGATGAAAATAGAACTGAAACTCGTCAATGAAAAGCCTATACAAGTTTAAGTTGATAGAGAAAGAAAAATTATTTTTGCAATACCGTAGGTACGCTCCAAAATTACACTGAAGTTTTTATTGCACTCAAAATTTTCGTTCTTCCTAATCTCTAGAATTATTAATGCATCATCATTTAACCAGCCTGAGTGAGCTAGCCTGTCTAAAGTTGAGTTAACTAGATTACTATTATAAGGTGGGTCCATAAAAACTATATCGCACTTTGAAATAGGTCTTGGTAATCCGTTAGTATTGCAATAAATTAGCGTGATATCGTTCGTAATTCCAAAATCTTCTGCTGTTTTTTTAGGCAGTTGCAAATTGTAATAATCTGAATCTACCATGAATGCATGTTTAGCACCTCGAGAAAGTGCTTCAAATGAAAAAGAGCCACTTCCGCAGAATAAATCAAGTACATTTAGGTTATAAATAGGTTTTCTTGAAGAAAGTATACTAAATATTGCTTCTCGGACAATACTCATAGTGGGCCGTGCAGCTAAATTCTTGCCTGTAGTTATTTTTCTTCCACTATATTTACCCGCAATAACACGTAACATATAAAACAAGTTCGAAGTTAACTAATTATTTATAATACACATTTAATGTCAACATAGCTTCAGCAGTCTAATAGAAAGAAGGTTGCTTGTGGAGGAACGCAAGATCAATCGCTTTTCTTTGATTTATTTTCTATACTGATTGCACGACCAATCTCGTCTTGTAAATCATCATGGTTGTTTTTTTCATCATGACCCATCCCTTCAATTCTACTTTCTAACTCTAACTTAATTAAAGTATTGATTTTCTCTATACTATCGAGGAAATTGTGACACTCTTCATCACTATATTCCTCACCAGATGCTTTTTTTTCTATAAATAGACTTTTGAACCCTATTAGATCAGAACTCTGATCGGAATTCAACACAATATTTCTCTCTATAAAACTAAGATCTGATAGTAACAAACTAACCTCTAATAGATCTTCACTTTCAATGTTTGCAAGATTATCAAGATCGTCTAAAATAGAGAACATCTTAAGCTCCTTCTGTGCAATTTCTTTGTCTTCTTTGTCAAATTCTGACGATAGCCCTTTATCATCTATAAGTCTCTCATTCAGAGCTTTATTTAGCTTTGAAAGACTAACATCACCTTGCTTAGTGCTATCTAGTAACAAATCTACCCTCGCTCTGCGCGCATTTAAAACATCATTGTAATCGTTTAACTTGATATTACCATCTTCGTCTTGCTGAAGACCATAATAACTTAGTCCTTTAAAATTAAGATTCCTCGTCATTATCACCTCTGCTATCAGCTCTTTCACTACCCTCACGTTCTCTGTCTTCTCCAAAAAGTGATGAGGTATCATAACTTTTGTCTTCCTGATCTCTTTCTTCTTTTTTTCTAGCTCTTTCGGCACGTCTTTCTATAGCTTCTGTAGTGTTTTTAAATTTTCTGGTTCCGTGCCTAACTCTCGTTCTACCTTATTTGATTGATCAGGATTGTCTTTTTCTGGTTCTCTCTTACGGCCGATAGTGTAATCATGAAGCTTCTCAAGAAATTCCCGTCTATATGTTTTTGCTCTATAGAGTAGATTATGCTGGTAACCATCCTTTTCTCCTGTAGCAGGGTTAATTCCTATAGAGTCGAGACCATGTTCCCAAGTAAACTTCATAGCATCTTCTATTGTATAGCCCAAATGTGATCCTACATATCCTTTATAATATTCTAAATATTTATCAATTCTTCTATGTGCAATATCTTCTTTATCAATTCCAAACGCCCTGTAGATTTTTTCCTCAAGCTTATCAACATCATTTTTAGGTGATGTTGCAAATTTTGTTGCTTCAATAGTAGCACCTACAAGCTTACGTGGCACATTAATATCATATTTCAGCACACCCCCAACTCCTGGTATTCTACCTAGAAAATTAGCTGTACCTCCAGCTAATCTGTCTGGTATATGAGTAGCCCAATCACCTAAAGACTCTAACTTTCCGCCAGCAAAGTTCTGCCACTGCTGCTTTAATCCCTCTGTGACACCAGTTAGAGGTGATGCTTGATACATACTAGATATATTGTAAACACCAAACCCACCACCGGCAATGCTTGAGCCCATCTGTTGTACAAACTCCTTCAAAGAAAACATCAAAAACGAAAGC encodes:
- the murD gene encoding UDP-N-acetylmuramoyl-L-alanine--D-glutamate ligase — encoded protein: MVRISYLEVQLNKYKNQSVAVFGLGKTGFSVINALTKSSAKIYAWDDNKEQIANAKKIYKECNFTHPNEYNWHEISTLILSPGVPTEPHWIVKLARNFNCKIKSDIELFLETKTTSQKVVGITGTNGKSTTTSLIGHILKSTGKKVAIGGNLGVPILDLERDAEIYVIEFSSFQLELINKINVDISVLLNITPDHIDRHRSMNNYIATKLKLINGSKIAVIGCDNKITADVFNKFTGNKIPISVTYSLVSSQRVTRKEKPLPTTQMTEGSARDLISLADNNLLDYSEQITGIDRNYLDPSVSYLDDKRSAEIQDISLKLENHNLSISDMKVNLVSNVENIVAAHAVCKLLGVDRSTIVNEIKSFPVLRHRNEFLGKIHNVLFINDSKATNAESTEKAILSYKNIYWIVGGKIKKGGIESLSKHFTKIRKAFLIGESTEVFANIMENKIDYMKCYNLENAFKLAFEEAINSKEEVAILLSPACSSFDQWKNFEERGEAFCRMFENLRYNYM
- a CDS encoding COQ9 family protein, with product MEQKLIVDELIKVIPFEGISDATLLKVCTNLNLANSFCKFQNGIYSALEYIAENLNSSMEAELRNSNLEDMKVRERVKLAIQIRLSNYAKLPNYRECLKNVLSFSILPQNKYFSSKLLYKTVSTIWYGIYDQSTDFNYYTKRAILAGVYLSTILFFINDYSEDFVDTLSFLDRRINNVMTFQKFKTRLKGIIRNFLQAFHHTGYLYSKIILFF
- the rsmD gene encoding 16S rRNA (guanine(966)-N(2))-methyltransferase RsmD; translated protein: MLRVIAGKYSGRKITTGKNLAARPTMSIVREAIFSILSSRKPIYNLNVLDLFCGSGSFSFEALSRGAKHAFMVDSDYYNLQLPKKTAEDFGITNDITLIYCNTNGLPRPISKCDIVFMDPPYNSNLVNSTLDRLAHSGWLNDDALIILEIRKNENFECNKNFSVILERTYGIAKIIFLSLST